Within Chrysiogenia bacterium, the genomic segment CTTGAGCTCGCTGACCGGTTCGTGTCCCACGCGCTGCGTGGGAGAGTCGGGCGTGACCAGCTCCGGGTGCGCGGCTTCGAGCTCTTCGAGCTCCCGGTACATCTTGTCGTAGGCCGCGTCGGAGATCTCCGGATGGTCCTTCACGTAGTAGAGGTAGCTGTGGCGGCGCAGCTCTTCCTGGAGCTTGTGGACTTTCTTTTTCGTCGCGGCGTCGGCGCTCAAGACGGCTCTCCCCGGGGCGCAC encodes:
- a CDS encoding NAD-dependent DNA ligase LigA, which translates into the protein MGGLCAPGRAVLSADAATKKKVHKLQEELRRHSYLYYVKDHPEISDAAYDKMYRELEELEAAHPELVTPDSPTQRVGHEPVSELKKVERALPMLSLSNVFDEEELSAFDERVRKNLAAEDIEIETVEYVCEPKYDGLAIELTYEDGLFTL